One segment of Castanea sativa cultivar Marrone di Chiusa Pesio chromosome 3, ASM4071231v1 DNA contains the following:
- the LOC142629027 gene encoding alpha-galactosidase-like yields MNIIVNVFASLYFLFILLNTTRLYVEAQYASSPPRGWNSYDSFSWTISEKEFLDSAQFISDRLLSSGYEYVVVDYLWYRRKVEGANKDSSGFDVIDEWGRMVPDPDRWPSSRDGKGFTEVAKKVHDMGLKFGIHVRRGISTQAVNANTLILDTKTGEAFGEGRKKWTAQDIGIKERPCSWMPHGFVSVNTTARAGAAFLRSLYTQYAEWGVDLVKHDCVFGADLDVGEISVVSEVLKQLDHPILYSLSPGTGATPAMAKDVSGLVNMYRITGDDWDSWENLASHFDVSRDFAAANMIGATGLKGKSWPDLDMLPLGWLTDPESNEGPHRTTNLTPDEQKSQVTLWSMAKSPLMFGGDVRSLDNATYDLITNEIVLEINSFSSNNMEACVPI; encoded by the exons ATGAATATCATTGTTAACGTCTTcgcctctctctattttctattcATTCTTCTAAATACAACAAg GCTATATGTGGAAGCGCAATATGCGAGCTCCCCACCTAGAGGTTGGAACTCTTATGATTCCTTTAGCTGGACCATTTCCGAAAAAGAGTTCTTGGATAGTGCTCAATTCATATCTGATCGTCTACTCTCTAGTGGATATGAG TATGTTGTGGTGGATTATCTATGGTATCGGAGAAAGGTGGAAGGTGCTAACAAAGACTCTTCAGGATTTGATGTAATTGACGAATGGGGGAGGATGGTCCCTGACCCAGATAGGTGGCCTTCCTCTAGAGATGGAAAAGGGTTCACTGAAGTAGCCAAGAAAGTGCATGACATGGGTTTGAAGTTTGGGATTCATGTTAGGAGAGGAATAAGTACACAAGCAGTGAACGCAAACACCCTCATATTGGACACAAAAACG gGAGAGGCTTTTGGAGAGGGTCGCAAAAAGTGGACTGCACAAGATATAGGGATTAAGGAAAGGCCATGTTCATGGATGCCACATGGTTTCGTGAGTGTAAATACCACGGCGAGAGCAGGAGCTGCCTTCTTGAGGTCACTCTATACACAGTATGCTGAGTGGGGTGTTGATTTGG TGAAACATGACTGTGTGTTTGGTGCTGACTTGGATGTAGGTGAAATAAGCGTTGTGTCAGAG GTTCTGAAGCAACTTGACCACCCCATATTGTATTCTCTGTCTCCTGGAACTGGTGCAACCCCAGCAATGGCCAAGGATGTGAGCGGATTAGTGAACATGTACAGGATAACTGGGGATGATTGGGATTCATGGGAAAATCTTGCGTCACATTTTGATGTTTCAAG ggatTTTGCCGCAGCTAATATGATAGGAGCCACAGGCTTGAAGGGGAAGTCATGGCCTGACTTGGATATGCTACCACTAGGATGGCTGACTGATCCAG aGTCAAATGAAGGTCCACACAGAACAACTAACCTTACTCCAGATGAGCAAAAATCTCAg GTGACTTTGTGGTCTATGGCTAAGTCTCCTCTCATGTTTGGAGGAGATGTAAGAAGCCTTGACAACGCCACATACGACCTCATAACAAATGAGATTGTGTTGGAGATAAATTCCTTTAGCTCAAACAACATGGAGGCATGTGTACCCATCTAA
- the LOC142629026 gene encoding uncharacterized protein LOC142629026 yields MDKSWMIIGKTPDDRLSHPYIEGVNAFLNFARAVVDCSGNIPCPCIHCVNCYRQSLQTVRIHLLHRGIMQSYINWYNHGEPRVLNENIHDNEISDGDHMDDIDALVGDRIRGEPRNATEDEEVRNFDKLEEDAKRELYPGCTDYSILKFFIEMLNVKVMTNLSNEGLDMMLELLTKVLPKGNLVPRSTYEAKKILRDLGMSYEHIDACKNDCALFWKENENLDKCPVCETPRYKDTRAQGKKIHYKVLRYFLLTPTLRKLYMSSQRAKDMRWYIDKRVDDGIMRHLVDSEEWKEFDLQHPDFALEPRNVRLGLATDRFNPFGNMNNNYSMWPVILIPYNLPPWLVMKEPYFMLSLLIPSPHQPGNEIDIYLKPLVDELKELWEEGVETYDAYRKEHFQMRATLLWTIHDYPGFDNVSGWRTKGYHSCYTCNDEPYSEALESKIGFINHRAYLPMEHRWRHSRLHNGLSKKRKRSLELQVEKIQEQLDKMPNIILGKHPSNKKRQLIGEPNWSKYPDSYSANISRPVNAKTGSFFQDLCSRTLKRSELEKLEERIVLILCKLERFFPPAFFDVMVHLAVHLPREAILGGPVQYRWMYPIERYLGKLKRYVSNRARPEGSIAKAYILKECINNWSLYIDGIETVHNRRKRNEDLVNLAKD; encoded by the exons atggataaaagttggatgaTAATTGGTAAGACACCGGATGACAGATTAAGTCATCCATATATTGAAGGGGTCAatgcatttcttaattttgcaaGAGCGGTTGTGGACTGTAGTGGTAATATTCCGTGCCCGTGTATTCACTGTGTGAATTGCTATCGACAATCTCTTCAAACTGTGCGTATACATTTACTTCATCGTGGGATTATGCAATCTTACATTAATTGGTATAATCATGGAGAACCACGTGTATTAAACGAGAACATTCATGATAATGAAATATCGGATGGTGATCATATGGATGATATCGATGCCTTGGTAGGTGACCGAATTAGAGGGGAACCAAGAAATGCAACCGAAGATGAGGAAGTGCGTAATTTTGacaaacttgaggaagatgcaaAGCGTGAGTTGTATCCGGGTTGCACTGATTATAGTATCTTGAAGTTTTTTATTGAGATGTTGAATGTAAAGGTAATGACCAACTTGAGTAATGAGGGACTTGATATGATGCTAGAATTGCTGACAAAAGTTTTACCGAAAGGTAACTTGGTTCCAAGGTCAACTTATGAAGCAAAGAAGATATTACGTGACTTGGGCATGTCATACGAGCATATAGATGCATGCAAAAATGATTGTGCactattttggaaggaaaatgaaaaccttgATAAATGTCCGGTGTGTGAGACGCCTAGATACAAGGATACACGTGCCCAAGGTAAAAAGATTCATTATAAGGTATTGCGTTACTTCCTGTTGACCCCGACACTGAGGAAGTTGTACATGTCAAGCCAAAGAGCTAAGGACATGAGATGGTATATAGACAAACGCGTGGACGATGGGATAATGAGGCATCTGGTTGATAGTGAGGAGTGGAAGGAGTTTGATTTGCAACATCCTGATTTTGCCCTCGAACCTCGCAATGTAAGGTTGGGGTTGGCTACAGATAGATTTAACCCTTTTGGGAATATGAACAACAACTATAGTATGTGGCCTGTCATACTTATCCCCTATAACCTACCGCCTTGGTTGGTTATGAAGGAGCCATATTTTATGTTGTCATTGCTTATTCCTAGTCCTCATCAACCGGGAAATGAGATTGATATTTACTTGAAACCATTGGTCGATGAGTTGAAGGAGTTATGGGAAGAAGGTGTAGAAACTTATGATGCTTATAGAAAAGAGCATTTTCAGATGCGTGCAACTTTGTTGTGGACAATACATGACTATCCTGGATTTGATAATGTGTCTGGGTGGAGGACAAAGGGTTATCATTCTTGTTACACTTGCAACGATGAACCATATTCAGAAGctttggaaagtaaaattggaTTCATTAACCATCGAGCTTATTTGCCTATGGAACATCGTTGGAGACATAGTCGGTTGCATAATGGTTTATCGAAGAAACGGAAGAGATCTTTAGAGTTACAAGTGGAAAAGATACAAGAACAGCTAGATAAAatgccaaatataattttaggaaaacaTCCAAGTAACAAGAAGAGACAACTCATTGGGGAGCCAAATTGGTCAAAG TATCCGGATAGTTATTCAGCCAACATATCAAGGCCAGTGAATGCAAAAACTG GCAGCTTCTTCCAAGACTTATGCTCAAGGACCCTAAAGCGAAGTGAATTGGAGAAACTAGAAGAACGTATAGTTCTTATACTATGCAAGCTTGAGAGGTTCTTTCCTCCAGCATTCTTTGATGTTATGGTCCATCTTGCTGTTCACTTGCCTCGAGAAGCAATTCTAGGAGGCCCAGTACAATATCGGTGGATGTACCCAATTGAAAG GTaccttggaaaattgaaaagatacgTTTCCAACCGAGCTCGACCAGAAGGTTCGATTGCAAAGGCTTACATTCTCAAAGAATGTATTAACAATTGGTCTTTGTATATTGATGGGATCGAAACTGTGCATAatcgaagaaaaagaaatgaagatttggTGAATCTAGCGAAggattga
- the LOC142629498 gene encoding uncharacterized protein LOC142629498 gives MMTMKLRVDIFISLSLLFLLLLLHLHLNPTRVSAKTLSNEEPEHASSPPRGWNSYDSFSWIVSEEEFLQNAQIISERLHTYGYEYVVVDFLWFRRKVKGAYTDSQGFDVIDKWGRMVPDPDRWPSSAGGKGFTEVANKVHSMGLKFGIHVMRGISTQAVNANTPILDTTTGGAYEESGRKWSAKDIGVKERACAWMSHGFMSVDTKLGAGRAFLRSLYEQYAEWGVDFVKHDCVFGADLDINEISVVSKVLKQLDRPILYSLSPGTSVTPAMAKDVSGLANMYRITADDWDSWGDVASHFDVTRDFSTANMIGAKGLLGKSWPDLDMLPLGWLTDPGSNDGPHRTSKLNADEQRTQMTLWSMAKSPLMFGGDLRKLDETTYNLLTNPILLEINSFSSNNMEFPYITSTNSFKSKNNVLDEQSERCLTDERTSDTHFLSLTSCTTLKAIGWSVEALDQDLEQICWKEHLGSKHQELFCLYKKEPLLSSDEKMSYKHQFEGKLQLLATDRMDFCLGASPTQKLTSREFERGAFLPCRRDTNQMWVLNSNGSLANSYSGLCATVNSVEAEDSSGGTRSWVATGRRGEIYVAFFNLNPVKTVISAMISDLAHVVPGKNFNGTSCNCKEVWSGKDFGVIKQSISMTVEVHGCALFVLNCY, from the exons ATGATGACGATGAAGCTCAGAGTTGACatcttcatctctctctctcttctcttccttcttcttcttcttcatcttcatctgaACCCAACAAG GGTATCGGCGAAAACTCTATCTAATGAGGAACCAGAACATGCCAGCTCCCCACCTAGAGGTTGGAATTCTTATGATTCCTTTAGCTGGATTGTTTCTGAAGAAGAGTTCTTGCAAAATGCTCAAATCATATCTGAGCGTCTACACACTTATGGATATGAG TATGTTGTGGTAGACTTTCTTTGGTTTCGGAGAAAGGTCAAAGGTGCTTACACTGACTCTCAAGGATTTGATGTAATTGACAAATGGGGGAGGATGGTCCCTGATCCAGATAGGTGGCCTTCCTCTGCTGGTGGAAAAGGGTTCACTGAAGTAGCCAATAAAGTGCATAGCATGGGTTTGAAGTTTGGGATTCATGTTATGAGAGGAATAAGTACACAAGCAGTGAACGCAAACACCCCTATCTTGGACACAACCACG gGAGGTGCTTATGAAGAATCAGGCAGAAAATGGAGTGCAAAAGATATAGGGGTTAAGGAAAGGGCGTGTGCATGGATGTCACATGGTTTCATGAGTGTAGATACCAAGTTGGGAGCAGGAAGAGCCTTCTTGAGGTCACTTTATGAACAGTATGCTGAGTGGGGTGTTGATTTTG TGAAACATGACTGTGTCTTTGGTGCCGACTTGGATATAAATGAAATAAGTGTTGTGTCAAAG GTTTTGAAGCAACTTGACCGCCCCATATTGTATTCGCTGTCTCCTGGAACCAGTGTGACCCCAGCAATGGCCAAGGATGTGAGTGGACTAGCAAACATGTACCGGATAACTGCGGATGATTGGGATTCATGGGGAGATGTTGCAAGCCATTTCGATGTTACAAG GGACTTTTCTACCGCTAATATGATAGGAGCTAAGGGCTTGCTGGGGAAGTCATGGCCTGACTTGGATATGCTACCGCTAGGATGGCTTACTGATCCAG gtTCAAATGACGGTCCACACAGAACATCTAAGCTTAATGCAGATGAGCAAAGAACTCAG ATGACTTTGTGGTCCATGGCTAAGTCTCCTCTCATGTTTGGAGGAGATCTGAGAAAGCTTGATGAGACCACATACAACCTGTTAACAAATCCTATCCTGTTGGAGATAAATTCTTTTAGTTCAAACAACATGGAG TTTCCTTATATTACTAGTACGAACAGTTTTAAGAGTAAAAACAATGTTCTTGACGAGCAATCAGAAAGATGTCTGACAGATGAAAGAACATCTGATACACATTTTTTGAGCCTCACAAGCTGCACCACTTTGAAAGCAATTGGGTGGTCTGTTGAAGCTCTGGACCAAGACCTTGAACAAATCTGCTGGAAAGAACACTTAGGAAGCAAACATCAAGAACTGTTTTGCCTATACAAGAAAGAGCCTCTTTTGTCATC GGATGAAAAGATGTCCTACAAACATCAATTTGAAGGAAAACTCCAATTATTAGCAACTGACAGAATGGACTTTTGCTTGGGCGCTTCTCCAACTCAAAAGCTTACTTCAAGAGAGTTCGAGAGAGGTGCATTTTTACCTTGCAGACGGGACACAAACCAG ATGTGGGTACTGAACTCTAATGGAAGCTTGGCAAATAGCTATTCTGGTCTATGTGCAACAGTAAATTCTGTTGAAG CTGAAGACAGTTCTGGTGGAACTCGTTCTTGGGTTGCAACTGGAAGAAGAG GAGAAATATATGTTGCATTTTTCAATCTGAACCCTGTGAAGACAGTAATATCTGCAATGATATCAGACCTGGCTCATGTAGTTCCTGGTAAAAACTTTAATGGAACTTCCTGTAACTGCAAAGAAGTATGGAGTGGAAAAGACTTTGGAGTAATCAAGCAGTCTATATCAATGACGGTAGAAGTCCATGGATGTGCACTATTTGTCCTGAACTGTTATTAG